Proteins co-encoded in one Maylandia zebra isolate NMK-2024a linkage group LG16, Mzebra_GT3a, whole genome shotgun sequence genomic window:
- the ranbp2 gene encoding E3 SUMO-protein ligase RanBP2 isoform X2: MRRSKAEVDRYVSSAQSSSPSLKEKPVKGFLFAKLYFEAKEYDLAKRHVSDYLKVQERDPKAHKFLGQLYEREGDINKAVGCYKRSVDLNPAQKDLVLKVAELLVSKQECDSRAEFWVEKAAKLLPGNPAVFNLKERLLSRQGQQGWNQLFDLLQTELAARPADAHVNVKLVQLFRQDGRLEEAVKHCLAAEKRAMLCNSLDWYTEVVCTLQEYLAQLSNEKMSRCIRRELLLARCSLLRITLSESSVQPSVDALKEFDQAMQEVSSVAGRSADELLEVFVEMRGHLYLHAGTLLLKLAQDRQQTWRAVRDLAALCYLLAYQVPRPKTKVTKRDQTAPQFLELLANDRQSQAGHMLFNLSTDSSALISEVVEAFGNRSGQDSLFDLLRGPQASAGLSFIANDDIHSLTAMAPELSQMAKWDTGSILLHSGQLQHLSWLGLQWNLLDQRPPLREWLQQLFPRLTLETSKLDTNAPESICLLDLEVFLYGVVFCSHCQLQRTAKINAGVNQSQQQLFEPRCLPLPLLRLLTTDRQREWWDAIYSLIHKRAAPGVSGKLRMIVQHGLSTLRAGEKHGLQPALVIHWAQCLSQTGDGVNSYYDQKEYIGRSVHYWKVALPLLEKIKNRRSIPEPLDPLFIHFPSKDIQISSVKSYEEEARIAYAVLLDIEGKTEEAISTLESINNMSSIWHLAQIYQRLSEEASNGVEETQDRCIMFLRKFRAYLSKIYSANADDIEKLPVSMEEVVDLLNDVNQQLGENGEVMDEEDEKEEGGLRGPAHSSPAHLGETSATISHIKFSTPSPNKSIVSPSKRLISPKTQPHWVEDQKSLLQMLCQQVEALKNEVHDLRHNSSGTTVSPHHKMYGETYGAEGLQEPFTPVQSYHGAPLTGPSVYYNQSQAYNSQYLLRTAANVTPTKTPMYGVNRMPPQHNMYAYQQPTHTPPLQTAPACIYPPQEQVFGAPLRFESPATSLLSPYGEDFYGQSVTQQTSNPTLPEPGYFTKPPVVPVQQPKNIEGKPMDFGKLSFSQQAPTEVPRVPSFGTGVTAQSTPSPAFKFNSNFKSNDGDFTFSASQNKHSESLLGLLTSDIPSKTDTVPEKPQTQEQPTTQTGIFTFGNKNVTSFSFVDSAQSTAAGGLFGKVDQPFQFGDMSKPAFGMSKPTAEQERAGESDNDSTHAEEDEDGPHFEPIVPLPDKVDVKTGEEEEEEIFCTRAKLYRFDTETKEWKERGIGNVKILKHSTKGKVRLLMRREQVLKICANHYITPDMLLKPNAGSDKSWVWNAIDYADEEPKPEQLAIRFKTVDEAALFKAKFEEAQKIVLKSLDKTNQQERKEKTVKDSESIAAQFALKEGEWECSVCCVRNKPTDVRCVSCQSPNPNASSKPDIQAAGEVKPSSFTFKFGTDSAKPSSSGSTFTGFGGFGSSEASSFTFGLSSSKSADTGSSTFGGFGALLTSKPGQWDCESCSIKNEANVDSCVSCKALKPSAKTAAAAQAAPAAGAPAAQPVLSSVDSAGVAAKFSKKPGQWDCDVCEVRNEASAGKCVSCGSPNPAAKPTEGASLGSNLPTVSGPQAKKDGQWDCNACLVRNDASAAECVSCKAPNENASLAARFGKKDGEWDCDTCLVRNEASADKCVSCQTLNPNAKSTSSTSSSSSSSKFTFGTKSPSSQPVGTGFTIPFVSGGTFQFGQSKDKSSPASFKFEAPQTGSSAISSSSFSFSMPIGPGGFKFGVQDPPKESPSNDNQTQTGSASSMLKSIADKHKEKETVSTPSVEQTEEEQNPLISGKANAFSFADLAKSAGGNFQFGTKDPEFKGFSGAGEQLFTSFQATPTKTEASNELEDDDMYKTEENDDIQFEPVIQMPEKVDLVTGEEDEQVLYSQRVKLFRFDVGTSQWKERGVGVLKFLKNTTNGRLRVLMRREQVLKVCANHWITTTMNLKPLAGSDKAWIWLANDFSDGDAKLEQLAAKFKSPELAQEFKEKFEECQRLLLDIPLQTPHKLVDTGRTAHLIQKAEEMKSGLKDLKSFLTDEKTKIKDNDTQGDIATAGDISSLVIKPQGDTTGPTLEWDNYDLREDALDDTADSSVYASPLASSPLRKNLFRFGESTGGFSFSFQPGISPSKSPAKLNQSRASVGTDDEQDVTQDEERDGQYFEPVVPLPDLVETSTGEENEQVVFSHRAKLYRYDKESKQWKERGIGDLKILQNYNDKRARLVMRRDQVLKICANHWISPIMKLEPMKGAEKAWVWSALDFAEEGEGKLEQLAVRFKLQETANTFKQVFEEANVAQGKKELMTPATSRVVPPQDSGTPGSAKTTPAVCGKAAIAVLEETTKERTELPADTGSSASASHSPVNPGKTVVSPPKFVFGTDTLQKIFGTPKSHSEPEQSTASGLKANGSGYTAKTSLQVPAFKIPEKGLDFRLFKDNPMAFWTSSSTTQFETPGSPQAEGSSARSDEDSEVEIVYVREPTAEQAALARKLQLPITFFCYKNEPGYISDDETDDEDYESAVKALNGKLYPDTPEKNTAACGDESDCQVVWEKKPTPEEEKKAKSLQLPPTFFCGLSTTDSDPDQDKPEDFETEVRKVHEVLVAQLDKSNEASSSPAVTPEMPASGPSSSRAEAADSTSTADKQTTATPSSSSPIDLSTKKSVELESNTESKPASLTATTSRDLSTFGFNASGFSFAELAKNTDGFAFGSKDANFSWANAGATVFGSAVTSQPKTNADEGGSDEEEAPKNVDIHFEPIVSLPEVETKSGEEDEEILFKERAKLYRWDRDIGQWKERGIGDIKILFHPTKHFYRILMRREQVLRVCANHNISEAMELKPMNASANALIWTATDYSDGEGVIEQLAAKFKTPEIAESFKKTFCECQNRMGQIDGDASSLCSPQMSRIQEHSRDTNPQVFLKLAADGQPLGTITIELFSHIVPKTAENFRALCTGEKGFGLRDSIFHRIIPDFMCQGGDITKNNGTGGKSIYGDKFEDENFDVRHTGPGILSMANRGRDTNNSQFFITLKKAEHLDFKHVAFGWVRDGMDVVQQMGELGSKAGPPTKKIIITDCGQL; the protein is encoded by the exons ATGCGGCGAAGTAAGGCTGAAGTGGACCGTTACGTTTCCTCTGCGCAGAGTTCCTCTCCCTCACTCAAAGAG AAGCCAGTCAAAGGGTTTTTATTTGCTAAATTGTACTTTGAAGCAAAGGAATATGATCTTGCAAAAAG GCATGTGTCAGACTATCTCAAGGTCCAGGAGAGGGATCCTAAAGCACACAAGTTCCTTGGACAGCTCtacgagagagagggagacatcAACAAAGCAGTTGGATGTTACAAG CGGTCGGTGGATTTGAATCCAGCCCAGAAAGACCTGGTGCTGAAGGTTGCAGAGCTGCTTGTCAGTAAGCAGGAGTGTGACAGCAGGGCAGAGTTTTGGGTGGAGAAAGCTGCAAAGCTGCTACCAGGAAACCCGGCAGTTTTCAACCTTAAG GAGCGCCTGTTGAGTCGTCAGGGTCAGCAGGGTTGGAACCAGTTGTTCGACCTCCTTCAGACCGAGCTGGCAGCGCGGCCGGCTGACGCCCACGTGAACGTGAAGTTGGTTCAGCTGTTCCGTCAGGATGGCCGGCTGGAAGAGGCTGTTAAACACTGCCTGGCTGCTGAGAAAAGAGCCATGCTGTGCAACAGTCTGGACTGGTACACTGAGGTGGTGTGCACACTGCAG GAGTATCTGGCTCAGCTCAGCAATGAGAAGATGAGTCGATGTATTCGGAGAGAGCTGTTGTTGGCCCGCTGCAGCCTGCTGAGAATCACACTATCTGAAAGCAGCGTGCAGCCAAGTGTAGATGCACTTAAAGA GTTTGACCAAGCTATGCAGGAAGTGAGCAGCGTTGCAGGCCGCAGTGCAGACGAGCTCCTTGAGGTGTTTGTGGAGATGAGAGGGCACCTCTACCTGCATGCAGGCACGCTGCTGCTTAAGCTGGCTCAGGATCGCCAACAAACCTGGAGGGCTGTTCGTGACCTGGCTGCACTGTGCTACTTACTGGCATATCAG GTCCCCAGACCAAAGACAAAAGTGACCAAAAGAGATCAGACCGCCCCACAGTTTCTGGAGCTGCTGGCGAATGACCGACAGAGCCAGGCCGGCCACATGTTGTTCAATCTGAGTACAGATTCATCTGCCTTGATCAGTGAG GTGGTGGAAGCTTTCGGGAACCGGAGTGGTCAGGACTCCCTGTTTGACCTCCTGCGGGGTCCGCAGGCCTCTGCTGGATTATCTTTTATCGCCAATGATGACATTCATTCCCTTACTGCCATGGCTCCAGAGCTCTCTCAAATGGCCAAATGGGACACTG GCTCCATCTTGCTCCACAGTGGTCAGTTGCAACATCTGAGCTGGTTGGGACTCCAGTGGAACCTTCTGGACCAAAGACCACCGCTGCGGGAATGGCTACAGCAGCTCTTTCCTCGGCTTACGCTGGAAACCTCTAAACTAGATACCAATGCGCCAGAGTCAATCTGCCTGCTGGACCTAGAG GTGTTTCTATATGGTGTGGTGTTCTGTAGCCACTGTCAGCTTCAGAGGACGGCAAAGATCAATGCTGGAGTCAATCAGTCACAACAACAGCTCTTTGAGCCTCGttgcctccctcttcctctcctccgcCTCTTGACCACTGACAGACAGAGGGAGTGGTGGGATGCCATCTACAGCCTCATTCACAAGCGAGCAGC ACCTGGTGTGTCAGGAAAGCTACGAATGATTGTGCAGCATGGGCTGAGCACATTGAGAGCTGGAGAAAAACATGGGCTTCAACCAGCACTGGTCATCCACTGGGCTCAGTGTCTTAGCCAGACg GGGGATGGAGTGAACTCCTACTATGACCAGAAGGAGTACATTGGCCGCAGTGTCCACTACTGGAAAGTTGCCCTTCCACTGCTGGAGAAGATCAAAAACAGACGCAGTATACCAGAACCTCTTGACCCTCTCTTTATACACTTTCCCTCCAAAGATATTCAG ATTTCTTCTGTGAAAAGTTATGAAGAGGAAGCAAGGATAGCATATGCAGTTCTTCTTGACATTGAAGGGAAAACCGAGGAGGCCATTTCTACCTTGGAAAGTATCAATAACATGTCCTCCATATGGCATTTAGCTCAG ATATATCAGCGGCTGTCAGAAGAGGCCAGCAATGGTGTTGAGGAGACTCAAGACAGGTGCATCATGTTCTTGAGAAAGTTCAGGGCATACCTGTCAAAGATCTACAGCGCCAATGCAGATGACATTGAAAAG CTGCCTGTCTCTATGGAGGAAGTTGTGGACCTCCTAAATGATGTGAACCAGCAGCTGGGGGAGAACGGGGAGGTCATGGATGAAGAGGATGAGAAGGAAGAGGGGGGCCTAAGAGGACCAGCCCACTCCAGCCCTGCTCATCTTGGCGAAACTAGTGCAACCATATCCCACATTAAGTTCTCCACTCCCTCTCCAAACAAAAGCATTGTTTCTCCTTCAAAAAGACTG ATTTCTCCCAAAACACAACCTCATTGGGTGGAGGACCAGAAGAGTCTCCTTCAGATGTTGTGTCAGCAAGTAGAAGCCCTTAAG AATGAGGTTCATGATCTGAGACACAACTCATCAGGCACTACAGTTTCTCCTCATCATAAAATGTATGGCGAGACTTACGGGGCTGAGGGCCTGCAGGAACCATTTACCCCGGTTCAGTCCTATCATGGAGCCCCCCTAACAG GCCCCTCTGTGTACTACAATCAGTCACAAGCATACAACTCTCAGTATCTCTTGCGCACAGCAGCAAATGTAACCCCCACCAAG ACCCCAATGTATGGCGTAAACCGCATGCCACCTCAGCACAATATGTATGCCTACCAGCAGCCCACGCATACACCTCCACTGCAGACAGCCCCAGCCTGCATCTACCCTCCTCAAGAACAAGTCTTTGGTGCACCTCTACGGTTTGAATCACCAGCCACAAGTCTTCTTTCACCCTATGGTGAAGATTTTTATGGCCAGAGTGTTACCCAACAAACCAGTAACCCTACCTTACCTGAACCTGGCTATTTCACCAAGCCACCTGTAGTCCCAGTTCAACAACCAAAGAACATTGAGGGAAAGCCCATGGACTTTGGAAAGCTCTCCTTCAGCCAGCAGGCACCCACTGAAGTGCCCAGAGTGCCTAGTTTTGGTACAGGTGTAACTGCCCAGTCAACACCCTCGCCTGCTTTTAAATTCAACTCCAATTTTAAATCCAATGATGGTGATTTTACATTCTCAGCTTCTCAAAATAAGCACAGTGAAAGTTTGCTTGGCCTTCTCACATCAGACATTCCCAGTAAAACAGACACCGTTCCAGAGAAACCACAAACTCAGGAGCAGCCCACCACCCAAACGGGCATCTTCACctttggaaacaaaaatgttaCCAGCTTTTCATTTGTTGATTCTGCACAGAGCACAGCTGCTGGAGGCCTGTTTGGGAAGGTGGATCAACCATTTCAATTTGGGGACATGTCCAAGCCAGCGTTTGGAATGTCAAAGCCTACAGCAGAGCAGGAACGGGCAGGGGAGAGTGACAATGATAGTACTCATGCTGAGGAGGATGAAGATGGGCCTCACTTTGAACCTATTGTCCCTCTTCCCGATAAGGTAGATGTGAAAACgggtgaggaagaagaggaagagattTTCTGCACCAGGGCAAAATTGTATCGATTTGACACGGAGACAAAAGAGTGGAAGGAACGGGGCATCGGCAATGTTAAAATCTTAAAACACAGCACTAAAGGCAAGGTCCGCCTCTTAATGAGAAGGGAACAGGTCCTTAAGATCTGTGCAAATCACTACATAACACCAGATATGTTGCTGAAACCAAATGCCGGCTCTGATAAATCTTGGGTATGGAATGCTATTGATTATGCAGATGAGGAGCCTAAACCTGAACAGCTGGCCATCCGTTTCAAAACTGTAGATGAGGCAGCACTTTTCAAAGCCAAGTTTGAGGAAGCCCAGAAGATTGTACTCAAATCACTTGACAAGACAAATCAAcaggagaggaaagaaaaaaccgtgaaagatTCTGAATCGATTGCAGCCCAGTTTGCACTGAAAGAAGGAGAATGGGAATGCTCTGTGTGCTGTGTAAGAAATAAACCCACAGATGTACGGTGTGTATCCTGTCAAAGCCCTAATCCCAACGCCTCTTCAAAGCCAGACATTCAGGCTGCTGGGGAAGTTAAACCTAGTTCTTTTACATTCAAATTTGGCACTGATTCAGCAAAACCAAGTAGTTCTGGCTCCACATTTACTGGATTTGGTGGTTTTGGATCTTCTGAAGCCTCTTCATTCACATTCGGTCTCAGCTCCTCAAAATCTGCAGACACTGGTTCCAGTACATTTGGTGGCTTTGGAGCCCTACTTACCAGCAAACCAGGGCAGTGGGACTGTGAATCATGTTCTATAAAAAATGAGGCCAATGTAGACAGTTGTGTTTCTTGCAAAGCTCTTAAACCCTCGGCTAAAACAGCTGCCGCAGCACAAGCTGCACCAGCTGCTGGTGCACCTGCAGCACAACCCGTTCTGTCCAGTGTTGACTCTGCTGGGGTTGCTGCCAAGTTTAGTAAGAAGCCTGGACAGTGGGATTGTGATGTGTGTGAAGTAAGAAATGAAGCCTCTGCTGGTAAATGTGTATCCTGTGGAAGTCCAAACCCTGCTGCTAAGCCAACAGAGGGGGCTTCATTAGGGTCAAATCTTCCAACAGTGTCGGGACCACAAGCAAAGAAAGATGGACAATGGGATTGCAATGCCTGTCTGGTCAGAAATGATGCATCAGCTGCTGAATGTGTTTCCTGCAAAGCTCCAAATGAGAATGCATCTTTAGCAGCTAGATTTGGTAAGAAGGATGGAGAATGGGACTGCGACACTTGTCTCGTGAGAAACGAAGCCTCTGCTGATAAATGTGTGTCCTGTCAGACCCTAAATCCTAACGCTAAAAGCACAAGCAGCACTAGTTCCTCATCGTCGTCCTCAAAATTTACCTTTGGAACAAAGAGTCCGTCAAGTCAGCCTGTTGGAACTGGATTTACAATACCTTTTGTAAGTGGGGGCACCTTTCAGTTTGGTCAGAGCAAAGATAAAAGCTCACCTGCTTCTTTCAAATTTGAAGCTCCCCAGACTGGATCTAGCGCAATCAGTTCGTCAAGCTTCTCTTTTTCAATGCCCATTGGGCCTGGTGGCTTCAAGTTTGGTGTTCAAGACCCTCCAAAAGAATCCCCTTCAAATGATAATCAGACTCAAACTGGGTCAGCCTCCAGTATGCTCAAAAGTATAGCTGACAAGCACAAGGAGAAAGAAACTGTTTCTACACCCTCAGTAGAGCAAACGGAGGAAGAACAAAATCCATTAATATCTGGAAAAGCAAATGCGTTCAGTTTTGCAGACTTGGCTAAATCTGCTGGAGGAAACTTTCAGTTTGGCACGAAAGATCCAGAATTCAAAGGTTTCTCTGGAGCTGGTGAGCAGTTGTTCACATCATTCCAAGCAACCCCCACCAAGACAGAAGCCTCAAATGAACTGGAGGATGATGATATGTataaaacagaggaaaatgaTGACATCCAGTTTGAACCAGTGATCCAGATGCCTGAGAAGGTGGACCTGGTAACTGGGGAGGAGGATGAACAGGTTCTTTACTCTCAGCGTGTCAAACTGTTTAGATTTGATGTGGGTACCAGTCAATGGAAAGAGCGTGGTGTGGGAGTTCTCAAATTCCTGAAAAACACTACAAATGGTCGGCTAAGGGTGCTGATGAGAAGAGAACAAGTTCTCAAGGTTTGTGCCAACCACTGGATCACCACCACCATGAACCTTAAACCCCTGGCAGGCTCAGACAAAGCCTGGATTTGGTTGGCCAATGACTTCTCTGATGGAGATGCTAAACTCGAACAGTTAGCTGCCAAGTTTAAAAGCCCTGAGCTTGCTCAGGAGTTTAAGGAAAAGTTTGAAGAGTGTCAGAGACTTCTCTTGGACATCCCTTTACAAACCCCCCACAAGCTGGTTGACACAGGTAGAACAGCACACCTCATTCAGAAGGCAGAGGAAATGAAGTCTGGTTTGAAAGACCTGAAATCATTTTTGACTGACgagaaaacaaagataaaagaCAATGACACACAGGGAGATATTGCAACAGCTGGTGACATTTCAAGCCTTGTAATCAAGCCCCAAGGTGACACCACCGGCCCTACCTTGGAGTGGGACAACTACGACCTCAGAGAAGATGCTTTAGATGACACGGCTGACTCGTCGGTCTATGCCTCCCCTCTTGCCAGCAGCCCCCTGAGAAAGAACCTATTCCGCTTCGGGGAATCCACTGGTGGGTTCAGCTTTAGCTTTCAACCTGGCATCAGCCCCTCAAAGTCTCCTGCTAAGCTCAACCAGAGCAGAGCTTCAGTGGGTACTGATGACGAGCAGGATGTCACCCAGGATGAAGAGCGGGACGGCCAGTACTTTGAACCTGTGGTCCCCTTGCCAGATTTGGTGGAGACTTCTACAGGAGAGGAAAATGAGCAGGTGGTCTTCAGTCACAGAGCCAAACTATATCGCTATGATAAAGAGTCAAAACAGTGGAAGGAGAGAGGAATTGGAGACCTGAAGATCTTGCAGAATTATAACGATAAACGAGCGAGGTTGGTAATGAGAAGGGATCAGGTGCTGAAGATCTGTGCCAACCACTGGATTAGTCCAATCATGAAGCTGGAACCTATGAAGGGCGCAGAGAAGGCCTGGGTCTGGAGTGCTTTGGACTTTGCTGAGGAAGGAGAGGGCAAGCTTgagcagctggctgtgagattCAAGCTGCAAGAAACCGCAAATACATTCAAACAAGTCTTTGAGGAAGCCAATGTtgctcagggaaaaaaagaactcaTGACTCCAGCGACATCTAGAGTGGTTCCACCACAAGACAGTGGAACACCAGGATCTGCAAAGACCACTCCAGCTGTATGTGGCAAAGCAGCCATTGCCGTTCTTGAAGAGACGACTAAGGAACGTACTGAGCTTCCTGCAGACACTGGATCAAGTGCATCTGCATCACACAGTCCTGTCAATCCCGGAAAGACTGTGGTGTCTCCCCCAAAGTTTGTTTTTGGCACTGATACCCTTCAGAAGATTTTTGGCACTCCTAAATCTCATTCTGAACCCGAGCAATCTACAGCATCTGGTTTGAAAGCCAACGGCTCTGGTTATACTGCCAAGACTTCACTTCAAGTTCCTGCATTCAAAATCCCAGAGAAAG GGCTGGATTTTAGGCTTTTCAAAGATAACCCAATGGCTTTTTGGACCAGCTCATCAACCACCCAATTTGAAACCCCAG GATCCCCTCAGGCAGAGGGAAGCAGTGCTAGGTCTGATGAGGATTCGGAGGTGGAGATTGTGTACGTCAGGGAACCCACAGCTGAGCAGGCAGCTTTAGCTAGGAAGCTCCAGCTGCCCATCACCTTCTTCTGCTACAAGAATGAACCAGGCTACATCAGTGATGACGAAACTGACG aTGAAGACTACGAATCAGCAGTGAAGGCCTTGAATGGAAAGCTCTACCCTGATACTCCTGAGAAGAACACTGCAGCTTGTGGTGATG AGTCAGACTGTCAGGTGGTGTGGGAAAAGAAGCCAACaccagaggaggagaaaaaagccAAAAGCCTCCAGCTTCCACCCACCTTCTTCTGTGGCCTGAGCACCACAGACAGCGACCCGGACCAGGATAAGCCTGAGGACTTTGAGACAGAAGTCCGCAAAGTACATGAAGTCCTG GTTGCTCAGTTAGACAAATCTAACGAAGCCTCCAGCAGTCCTGCTGTGACCCCTGAAATGCCAGCATCAGGGCCATCATCCAGCAGAGCAGAGGCTGCCGACAGCACATCTACAGCAGACAAACAGACCACAGCAACTCCAAGCAGCAGCTCTCCCATTGACCTCTCAACTAAGAAGAGTGTCGAGCTGGAGTCCAACACTGAGAGTAAACCTGCATCTTTGACTGCTACAACAAGTCGAG ACCTCTCCACCTTTGGCTTCAATGCATCTGGCTTCTCTTTTGCTGAGTTGGCCAAAAATACAGATGGATTTGCATTCGGATCAAAAG atGCTAATTTCTCATGGGCAAATGCTGGAGCAACAGTGTTTGGATCTGCAGTGACCTCTCAGCCTAAAACCAATGCTGATGAGGGGGGAAGTGATGAAGAAGAAGCTCCTAAAAATGTGGACATTCACTTTGAGCCCATAGTATCTCTGCCCGAG GTGGAGACAAAGTCtggagaggaggatgaggagatcCTGTTCAAGGAGCGCGCCAAACTGTATCGATGGGACCGGGATATCGGCCAGTGGAAGGAGCGCGGCATCGGTGACATCAAGATCCTCTTCCACCCAACCAAACATTTCTACCGAATCCTGATGAGAAGAGAACAGGTGCTGCGGGTTTGCGCCAACCACAACATCTCAGAGGCGATGGAGCTCAAACCCATGAACGCCTCAGCGAACGCACTGATCTGGACTGCCACTGATTACTCAG ATGGCGAAGGTGTGATTGAGCAGCTGGCGGCCAAGTTCAAAACCCCTGAAATAGCCGAATCCTTCAAAAAGACCTTCTGCGAGTGTCAGAACCGGATGGGCCAAATTGATGGTGATGCTTCGTCTCTGTGCTCGCCACAGATGTCCAGAATTCAGGAGCACTCCAGAGACACTAACCCACAGGTGTTCCTCAAGCTGGCAGCTGATGGCCAACCTCTGGGCACAATCACTATAGAGCTGTTCTCCCATATTGTACCCAAAACTGCAGAGAACTTCAGAGCTCTCTGCACTGGTGAGAAAGGCTTCGGGCTGCGGGACTCCATCTTCCACAGGATCATACCAGATTTCATGTGTCAG